The nucleotide sequence ACTCGGGTATTTGAATTAGATACAGCAATATCTGATCCTGTTGGTGCAGTAATGTTAGATTCTTTTAACATGTTAGAGAATATATCAATGTGTTTTTGGGATATCTTTTGTCCGCGTTTCATATAAGCCTTAACTTCTTTGGAGTCCGTTGTTTGTGCAAAACCCATGCAAATCTGTGTACCAACTGTATTTGTTTTGATATTTTCAAAAATATGACTAATTTCAATGGTGTTCAATACTCGCTTGTTAAAAGGACTTAGATATTTTTTGCCTTGAACGTACTCTACCTCATCTTGAATATCTATTTGAGGTGCACGAACAAACAAACCTTTAGCTAAGGAAGTGTCTGTGCTCAAATTAAAAAATTTCATGTTTTCTGTTAGAGAGTACGTAAATAGTTCTCGTATATCTTTACGAGCAGATCCTGCTAAAGATAAACCGTGTGCAAGTAATCCGGCCTTGCTCATATTTTCAAGAAACATGAGCATTAAAGAGTCTGAGAACAATTTTGGAGCATTCAAATCAACATCGTTTTCAGAAAATCCTTCAGGTACTGGAAGTTTTTCATGTGAAAATATTTCTTTGATTGTGCGAACACAATATTTCGACATCTCTAAAGCATGGACGATTACTTTTTTTATATCTTCATCCTCCACTTTTTCGAGAAAGTAGCTTAGTATTTGAATGGACATAGTATTTTGGACATATTGAGTCCACATAAAGCCAATTTCATTAGCAGTTAATTTAATTTTGTTCATGCATGCAACTCCTTGTTCAGAATTCCTTATACTATGTTTCTCTATGTGAAAATTTTTATTCATAAGATTTTTTTAGCACAAAATGAATGTATAGGAAGTGACAAGAATGATTGAATTAAGCTATAAACCAACTCTTACAGGTGATAAAGTTACTTTAAGACCGTTCAGAGAAGAGGACTTTCCTTATTTGGAAGAGTGCTTAAAAGATCCAGAGGTATTAAAGCTTACAGGAAGTACAGCCGATTTTGATAGAGAAACTGTAAGAAAGTGGTACAGTACTAGAAATGAACAGCCAGATCGTTTGGATCTTGCCATTGTCGATAGGCCACAAGAAATTGTGGTTGGGGAAGTCGTGGTTAATGAGTATGATGAAAATAATCAAAGCATGAACTTCCGGATACTAATAGGACCGGGAGGGAGAAATCGAGGTCTAGGAACGGAAGCAACTCAACTCTTCATTGACTATATTTTTGAAGCAACTGATTTATGTCAATTGACCTTGGGTGTATATGATTTCAATCCGAGAGCAAAGAAAGTATATGAAAAGATAGGATTTGTCTTCGATCGTATAGATAAAAACGATTTGGAGTTTGAGGGCGAATGGATTGATGCTATTAATATGAAACTTACAAAAGCGGAATGGGCGAAAGGACAAGTCTGATTCGGGAATACTTGAGTGTTTGATAATACTAGTACATAAGAAGTGGTAAGGAGATGGAAGGACAGAAAACGTGATATTGTCCACCGAATAGAATAGAAATATGGTGAATAGGGATTTCTGTAATGGAGATCCTTTATTTTTATCCCGTGCGAAAATGGAATTTTATGTTAAAGTGGAGGAGTGAACAATCGGAGCTTTTTTTCGGTGAAAGGGTGTTTTTTGAACAATGTAACAGAAAAAAATAATAAAAAAGAAAGAAATAATATCGATAAGATTGGGACTGGGTCCGACTTAGCCCTGGTTAATCTTATTTAAATAGGAGGATTTACTTTGGAAGAGGAAATACAAAGAGATGGAAGGAATGTTTTGTTAACGGTTAGCTGGATTGCTGTTTTTTTGCCTTACTTGTTTAGTCCAATTGCGGTTGGTCCTATTGCATTCTGTCTTGGGGTTGTTCTAAACCGGGATTATGAAGTTGGGAATCAAGGTAAAATTATTAAGACATTGGCTGTTGTAAACACATTTGGTGGTATTATATTCGCGAACTGGTTAAGGTTTTATCTAGGCGCATAAATTTTTATCGTAATAGGAGTAGTGTAAACAAAGAGCTTATGAACCCACTTGGTCTTAAACTTAGGAAAACGACTATCTACAAGGAGGAACGATATGATTTTTGAAATGACAACTCAAGTTCGTGTTACGGACATGAAGGAAGGTCAAAAGTGGTATGAAACATTATTAAATAGAAAGCCTGATTTTATCCCGCACAATGGATTTGCCGAATGGGAGCTCATCCCAGGGTGTTGGTTACAAGTAGCTGAAGGTCATGTAACGGAAGGCAATGGTCCGTTAAGATTAGGTATGACTGATATTGAAGCGGAAAAAGATAGACTTATCAAGGAATTAAAAATCGATAACTTTGAGATTTATTCTAGACCTGAGGTGCCCGTAAAGTGGGGGACATTTAGTGATCCGTGGGGAAATCGCATTGGTTTCTTTGAATACTTGAATAAACGTGAGGAACAAGAGCGGATTCAGACTATATTAGGAAGAACGGAAGTGTAAAAGGTTTGTAGGACTGTTCCTTTCATGCAACTTTTTGATACTTAGGAAAAATCGTTCGAGAGGATGGCAATAATGGCCACTTTTAGTTGGATGATATTCATATGGCAATCTGCATTAGTGCTTTCTATTTTCACATTTCTTTTCGGTATTTTTAAAAAATCGTGGATTTCATTGTTGATTAGTTCTGTAGCGTCCTTACCAATTGCTTATTACTTTTATGGGGCTGAAAACTGCTGGCGGATAATTTCTTTACTACCTGTCTTGTTAGGTGGGCTGGCTTTCATTTTCTGGAGAAACTACAAAGTGAACGTGTAACAATCACAGAGTAAATAGAGTGGTGTTTTTTTGCTAGTTGCGTTAGTCATAGAAGGATTAGCGCTTTTTTTGTGGAATATATTTCTTATATTATAGGAGGTCAGGAGATGATTTTAAAATGCTTACAAGTAACAAATTGATTGTAACGGGAGCGGGTTCTGGAATTGGAAAGGCAATTGTGAATCAATGCTTACATGAAGGAGCCTCTGTAATCGCCTGTGATGTCAACGAACAATACCTTAACGAATTAAAACAGTCTACGGATAAGAGGGATTCACTTTATACATATCAGATCGATGTAAGTGATTATGAGCGGGTTTCTGTATTTTTTAACTATGTGGAAAAGGAACACTCTGATGTAGACGGTCTGGTAAA is from Radiobacillus kanasensis and encodes:
- a CDS encoding GNAT family N-acetyltransferase yields the protein MIELSYKPTLTGDKVTLRPFREEDFPYLEECLKDPEVLKLTGSTADFDRETVRKWYSTRNEQPDRLDLAIVDRPQEIVVGEVVVNEYDENNQSMNFRILIGPGGRNRGLGTEATQLFIDYIFEATDLCQLTLGVYDFNPRAKKVYEKIGFVFDRIDKNDLEFEGEWIDAINMKLTKAEWAKGQV
- a CDS encoding DUF3231 family protein → MNKIKLTANEIGFMWTQYVQNTMSIQILSYFLEKVEDEDIKKVIVHALEMSKYCVRTIKEIFSHEKLPVPEGFSENDVDLNAPKLFSDSLMLMFLENMSKAGLLAHGLSLAGSARKDIRELFTYSLTENMKFFNLSTDTSLAKGLFVRAPQIDIQDEVEYVQGKKYLSPFNKRVLNTIEISHIFENIKTNTVGTQICMGFAQTTDSKEVKAYMKRGQKISQKHIDIFSNMLKESNITAPTGSDIAVSNSNTRVFSDRLVIFLMSVLSATGQGNYSTASTGSMRYDLTLNYQRLSVEIALFAKEGLDIMINHGWLEEPPQAVDHEANTN
- a CDS encoding VOC family protein, yielding MIFEMTTQVRVTDMKEGQKWYETLLNRKPDFIPHNGFAEWELIPGCWLQVAEGHVTEGNGPLRLGMTDIEAEKDRLIKELKIDNFEIYSRPEVPVKWGTFSDPWGNRIGFFEYLNKREEQERIQTILGRTEV